A window of Chryseobacterium aquaeductus genomic DNA:
ACACCGATCTTTTCTCTCAACTGGTTGATGAAAATCACGGTACATTTTGTTCTTGAAATCGTCGCTGTCAGTTTTCTTAAAGCCTGAGACATCAATCTTGCGTGAAGACCCATTTTAGAATCTCCCATTTCACCTTCAATCTCTGCTTTTGGTGTCAATGCAGCAACAGAGTCAATTACAACAATGTCAATTGCTCCTGAACGAATCAAGTTGTCGGCAATTTCCAAAGCCTGCTCACCATTGTCTGGCTGAGAAATAATCAGGTTCTCAAGATCGATTCCTAATTTCCCTGCATATCCTCTGTCAAAAGCATGCTCGGCATCAATAAATGCAGCGATTCCTCCAGCTTTCTGAGCTTCTGCAATTGCGTGTAAAGTTAAAGTTGTTTTACCTGAAGATTCAGGTCCGTAGATCTCAATAATTCTTCCTCTTGGATATCCGCCAACGCCTAGAGCGATGTCTAATCCTAAAGATCCTGAAGGAATAACCTCGATAGTAGTGTCTATTGCACTATCTCCCAACGTCATTACAGTTCCTTTTCCGTATGTTTTATCTAGCTTGTCAAGCACCAATGCCAGTGCTTTTTTCTTATCTTCTAAGTTGCTCATTTCGTATTAAAATAATTTCTCAAAATTACGGAATTTAATCATCAAAAGCTAATATTATTTACTTTCTAAATTGGTTTTAAAGTTAAAAAAATGATAAATTTTAATATTTAAAAGTGAATATTATTTTATCTGATTATTTTACTTTTAAAGCCTAGCGAAAATTTGAGTTCTGTGTAACTCTCAAATAATCTTCCAAAACCTTCATCTGATCTTTGTTCCCTTTTTTGATTCTCGCATCACGGCTCACCGTAGAATCGTATATTTTATTGATGATTCTTTTCATTTTTGGAAAGCCATTTTTGAACGGAACATCAGGAATCTGAAGTCTTTTGCACACTTCATGATCGAGTAAAAACCAAGTGCAACAGATGTGCAGATAGCGAAGATTTCGTCTTTGAAATTTAAATTTCAAGATCGGATTTTCAAGCGATTCATTCAGTAGAGAATGTGCAAGTAAAACTGAATCTTTGTCTGATGAGGGTTGTACGGAAGTCCATAAATAGAAAAATTCTGTCGCCTGTTTTTTGTCGTTTGGCAAAAGTTCTTCCGGAATTCCCAAAAGATAACCAACGTATTTCCACAGGTGAAAATGACCTTTTTCCTCTTCTTCAGAAATCGTGTTTCCCAATTTATGAAGACTATGCAAAAAAACTAAACTAAAACCTATATATGTTGCCATCATATCCCAGGAATTAATAGGTTCGCCCCAATTTTCAGTGTCCCAGTTTTTGTAATGTTTTTTTGATGGAAAGTCTGGCGTAAGAATGTATCAATCTGGTTTTGATGGCAAACTCATATCCTTTCTTGTGTATTTCCAAGGCATCGTATCTGGTGACATTTACCCAAAAATCAAGTGTTTCTGAAAGACGTTTTACTGCACCTTTTTTTAAAGCTTCAGTTACGATAAGTGGTTTGTTGAGGTATGAATAATCATAACCGCCAATCAGACAGTAATCGCGTAAAGAAATCAGTGAATCAATGTTGCAGCGCATACAGAGTTCTGCGCCACTTTTCAGCAAGCTATAATCTAACCAATCTGGAATTGTTTGGGTCTGCTTGAAGAGTTTTCTCAGACTTTCCGGAACCTCATCATTTTCAGAAACTCCGTTGCGGATGTAGTTTTCAATTTCTCTTGATGCTTCACTGTATTTTTTAGTAAAGTAAACTTCTTTTACAACGTCATCACCAATTTCATCTTTATCATAAAAGTATTTTGAAAATTGATCAAAATCTTTAAAACTCACTTGAGCATCTGAAAAATCAATCAGCTGTTTTCCGTTTCCATTTGTCCAAAAATCTTTGAAATGCTGTGAATCTTTAAATCTTGGTTGTAAAATTGTCTTTTCCATTTGATGATAAAAGTACAAGATTTGCGCCGAAAAGTTCTTTTTCTTTAGGTTGAAATTTATGATTTTTGTCAAAAATAAAAGTGGCCGGAAATTTCCAGACCACTTTTATTCAGATTATTTATTTAAAACTATTTTTTAATAATCAATTTTTCATTATAAATTTCGCCGTTTTGTAATTGTACAATAATTACATAATTTCCGGTTTGAAATTCATCTGTTCTGATTTTAGTATTTCCTTTAATTTCACCAGATTTCACCAATTTTCCGGACATATCATACATAGAATATTTTCCTGAATCAGATTGGTTTTTTAGTTTGATATTCACCTCATCTTTTGCAGGATTCGGGAATATAGAAAAACTTGTTGTGCTTGTTTCAGATGTCGCAAGAAAGCTCGTTACCGAAAAGAATGAAGGATTTAATGCAAAATAAATATTTCCTAAAGCTTTTACCATGATCCTTGCTGAAGCAATATTTTCGTTAGGTAAATTAACTACCGCAGAACCATTATTCGGAACACTTGCCGCCAAAACCGTGTTGAAGGTTAAGCCATTATCTTTTGAAAGCAAGATCGTGACGTTTGGAGTATTGATAGTTCCTGTGTTGGTTCCTGCAACGTTCCAGGTTACAGTGATTGGGTTTGCTGCACTGTAAGATGTATTGGTTGGTTGGGAAGTCACAGCAAATGGTCCGTCAGTGGTTACGGTAACAATCATCGCATCATTGGCAGATTGATTTCCTGTAGCTTTATTATCATTAACCAAAAGCGAAAAATTTAATGTTCTTGCAACGCTAGGTGTTACTTCCCATTTTGGAATAAGATTATTTGCCAAAACGGAAGTCATATTTGGAAAATATCTCATCGGAGAGGTAGAAGGAGTCAATGAACGATAAACAGGACCTACGGTAGCTGTAGAAACCGGAGGTTGTGTACTGTTGGTATTGTTATACTGCTCCCACAAATAAGTTATAGGATCATTATTAGGATCAGTTCCGGTTCCTGTTAAGACAAAAGCTGTACCTCTAGGAATAATGTAATCAATTCCTGCATCCGCAGTCGGCACACCATTATTATTAGATGTTTTTACCGAGCAATCGGTCGTTCTTTTTATTACAACATTCATTTCCACAATGCTTGCTGCATGAAAATAAGGGTCGCTAAAATTTTGCACATTCAATGTAGAGCCACAGATTCCTGCATAAGCCATTATGGTTGAGCCACTTCCAGGTTCGTACGCTGTACTATTGTTTTCATTGCCTCCACAATTTCTAAAAGTATGATTTGCTCCAAACTGGTGACCAATTTCGTGAGCTACATAATCGATATCAAAAGGATCGCCTACTGGAGCACCTGAACCTGTAACTCCTCTCGCTTTATTGGTCGTATTACAAACGACACCTAATCCTGCTAAACCACCACTGTTTGTACCAAATACATGACCGATATCATAGTTTGCAGATCCAATGACAGATGTTGTATTATTTTGATTTTCGGTAATCATTGTATTGGGATTTCCGTTTGTAAATGGGTCTGTTGCAGCATTCACATAGATGAGTGAACTGTTATTGGCAACCATTACCATCGTCACCGAAATTGATTTTTCATAAATTCCGTTTACTCTGTTCATAGTCGTTACCATAGCCGCCATTGCTAAAGGAACAGTTCCACCATGAAAAGCTGTATATTCTCCTGTTGCAGATAATGCAAGTCTGTACGTTCTTAAAAAGCCGTCAGATACTAGTGGAGCTTTTGCGGAAGTATTTAAATTGGTGTTTTTATCTAATATATCTTCAACATGACATTCGAAAAGTCTGTCATTTTTCGGTAAATCTTTTCTTTTGTATATAATATATGATGAATTGTTTTTTGTGTAACTGTCAAGATAGCTTACCTCCCAACCGTTAAAATAGATTACACTGATGCCGGTTTGTGGTGTTACACTGAAACGTATCGTGTTTGATGGGCTAGCTTTCTCCCAACCGATGTAGGTTCTCATTTCAGGGAATTGAGCCTGTAACGCAGGTTCCATTATGGATGCCTCCTGAATAATGTAGTTTCTTAAGTTTCCATCTGCATCCGGGAATTTTATGATGAGACTTTCGTTACCCGAAAAACGTTTTGGGGCATTTTTCAAATCATCTTTTATTTTTTCTAAATCTACTTGATATAAGGAAAAAACTTTAGGAGTCGTCCATCTTGGTCTCAATTCATCTGATGTATTTCTTGTGAGTTTTGACCAATAATTTTGCTGCCCAAAGCTAAATATTGCAAAGAATAGGCAGGAAAGAAGAAGTAATTTTGATTTCATAACATTAATTTTAAATATTAGTATTGGGTGATTATTTTTTTTGCGGGTATTTTTTTTAATAATTTTAAAATAATATTGGGTGATTTACGATTCTTTGCATCAACATTAGGATTGTTAAATTCTTTTACTTTGATGTAAAGTGTTTCATTACTAAAGGTTACTTTTTCTACAGAAACGTCATTAGCATTTTTAAGTGAAGGTTTAATGATGATAAAAGTTTCTTCATCATTGACCGTCGGAATGGGAGCAAGTCGCTGTCCTCCATTTTTTTTATGGATGATAGAGTAGACTTTATCCATTTTATCTTGAGTGTCTATGACTAGAAAGTTGTTTTCAGTCAGTGAATATGAATAATGGTAATTGTCTTCAAACTGAATTTCTGATTTTTGAGACATAGAATTGTTATTGACTGTCTGAGATTGACAATTAATAAATAAAAGCAGGAAAAAATATAGATGTATTCTCATCTTAGGGGCTAGTTATTGTAAAGTTAAAAATTTTCGAGAGAATATATTGAAATTATGTGAAAAATATTTTCGATCATAAAAGTTGTTATTCTGAAGAAATTAATTTAAGTTTTAATAACGAAAAACCGTTCCAAAAATGAAACGGTTTAATTTTTTATATGAAAATTTTAAACTAAGCTAAAACTTCTTTTACTTTGTTTGCAGCTTCTTCTAAAGTAATTGCAGAGTGTACCGGAAGACCAGACTCGTCAATTAATCTTTTAGCTTCTACAGCATTTGTACCTTGTAATCTCACGATCAACGGCACAGGAAGGCTACCCATAGCTCTGTAAGCATCTACAACACCTTGAGCAACTCTATCGCATCTTACGATACCTCCAAAGATATTGATCAAGATTGCTTTTACGTTTGGATCTCTTAAGATGATTCCAAAAGCAGTCTGTACTCTTGCAGCATCTGCAGTACCACCAACGTCCAGGAAGTTTGCAGGGTTACCACCAGATAATTTGATGATATCCATAGTTGCCATTGCAAGACCAGCACCGTTTACCATACAAGCAACGTTACCGTCAAGCTTTACGAAGTTAAGACCAGCTTCACCAGCTTCTACATCGATAGGATCTTCTTCTCTTGTATCTCTCAATGCTTCAAGATCTTTGTGACGGAATAATGAGTTACCATCCAAAGTTACTTTTGCATCTACAGCGATAATTTTGTTATCAGAAGTTTTTAAAACCGGGTTGATTTCAAATAACGAAGCATCAATTCCTACATAAGCATTATATAAAGAAGTGATGAATTTTGTAAATTCTTTGAACGCATTTCCTTCAAGACCTAGGTTGAAAGCAATTTTTCTAGCCTGAAAACCTTGAAGACCCAAAGTAGGATCGATCAATTCGTTGTGGATCAAGTGAGGTGTTACTTCAGCAACGTGCTCAATATCCATACCACCTTCAGTAGAATATACGATTGTATTTTTACCTTCAGCTCTGTCTAAAAGAATAGAAACATAAAATTCTTTAGTTTCAGTTTCTCCAGGATAATATACATCCTCTGCTACCAATACAGAATTTACCAATTTGCCTTCAGCAGAAGTCTGAGGAGTGATCAATTGCATTCCGATAATGTTTTGAGCGTTCTCCTTCAATTTGTCCATGTTCGGAGAAAACTTTACACCACCACCTTTACCACGACCACCTGCGTGAATCTGTGCTTTTACAACCCAAGCCTGAGCTCCGGTTTCAGCAGTCAGTTTTTCTGCAGCAGCTACAGCTTCTTCTACGTTGTTTGCAACGTGACCTCGTTGTATTGCTACTCCGTACTTTGATAAAATCTCTTTTGATTGATACTCGTGAAGATTCATATTATTTTTATTATTTATTTTAAATTTTAATATCCACAAAGATAATAAAATTGAATAGAATTTCTACAACCATCATAAAAGTCATTGTATATTTTATTAAAAAAGTCAAAAATGGCATTGATCAAATCATTAAATCATATTGTTTTATGATTTGAGACTCACAAATCTTTCAAGTTATTGAAGAATTTCATAGCATGATAGTATTACTATTATTAATTATATGATAAATATTTTTATAAATGTATTGCTAATTAATATAATAGTTTTATTTTTGTATCGATAAATATAAACAATGGAATTTCAATTAAAATTTAAAGTCAACCAAAATCTGTTTCTCCGTGATCCGGAAAATAGTGAGATCGGCAAATCTATTGTGAAAAATTCGATAGATCTGATATTTGAAATGGGTTTTGAAAATTTTACTTTTAAAAAACTGGCGCAAAAAATAAGTTCGACAGAAGCAACCATTTACAGGTATTTTTCTTCTAAACATAAATTATTGACCTATATTCTCAATTGGTACTGGTCTTATCTTGAGCTTATTTCAAAATTCCGTCTTTCTGAAATAAAAGATTCACAGGAAAAAATCGAAAAACTTTTAAACATCATTACACATCAGGAAAACTACGAAAACGCAATAGAAGACTATGATTTGTCTAAACTTCATGCTATCGTCATTGCAGAAAGCAGCAAATCTTATTTGGTGAAAGAAGTTGACGAGATCAATAAAGATTTGGTTTTTAATCCTTTAAAAAGTCTGTGTAATTTTTTTGGTGAGGTTATTTCCGAAGCCAAACCAGATTTTCCTTATCCGTTGTCTTTTGCAAGCACGCTTTTGGAAACTGCTCATAATCAACAATTTTTCAGTGAACATTTGCCGAAGCTTACGGATAATCATTTGGATAAAATGGAACATAAAAAATATGTTTTAGAATATTTGCGATACATCACTTTTAGTCTCATAAAATAAAGATTCAATGGAAACTACTCCAAAACAGCACGGTTACAATCTCTTTAAGTACGTTACCAAAGAGAAAAAAGACGTGACCAATATTTATTTTTATGCAATTTTGAACGGTTTGGTGCAACTGAGTGTACCACTAGGGATACAGTCTATCGTAAGTTTTGTGATGGGAGCCACAATGGCAACTTCAATTTATATATTGATCATTTTTGTGGTTATCGGAACTTGGTTGGTAGGATATTTCAGGTTAAAAGTAATGCAGATCATTGAGAAAATACAGCAGAAAATATTTGTGGAGTTTTCTTTGGCATTTGCAGAAAAATTACCCAAAGTAAATTTGTCGGATACCAGAAAATATTACCTTCCTGAACTTGTCAATCGTTTTTTCGATACCCAAAATTTACAGAAGGGAATCTCAAAAATACTTCTGGAAATCCCTACAGCGATTATTCAGATCTTTTTCGGTATTCTACTGCTTTCATTTTATCATCCTTGGTTTTTAGTTTTTGGGGCGCTTGTCATCATTTGTGTGATCATTATCTTCAGATTTACAATGGAAAGCGGTATCCAATCTAGTTTGGAAGAAAGCGAAAAAAAGTATGAAGTGGCATCATGGATTGAGGATATTGCAGCGTCTATCAAGACATTTAAAATCAATTCTAAATCTGATGCGCATCTTTCCGGAGTTGATGACCGTGTGATGGGTTACCTCGATTTCAGAACCTCTCATTTCCGTGTTTTGGTGGTGCAGTACAAAACTATTATTGCTTTTAAAGTGATCATAACGCTCGTAATGTTGGTAATAGGAACTTATTTGTTGATCAATCAGCAACTGAATATCGGGGCATTTATCGCAACTGAAATTGTAGTTCTCAGCATTATGACCGCTGTAGAAAAATTGATTATCAGTTTAGAAAGTTATTACGATGTTATTGCGGCTTTGGCAAAACTGAATAAAGTAACAGATTTACCCGAAGAGAATAATGGCGAGATCGTTTTGGAAGAAAATTATCAAGGGTTGGAACTCGAATTTAAAGAAGTCAACTTTTCTTTTAATGAACATCAGAGTATTTTGAGAAATATCAATTTTAAAGTTCCTGAAAACACACTTACGGTAATCTCCGGAAAGTTAGGAGCAGGAAAATCTCTTCTTCTTAATATGATTACTGGTTTTTATGAGCCCACTTCAGGATCTGTACTTTTTGATAAAATTCCTCTAAAAAATATCAATAAAACGGAATTGAGAAATCAAATCGGTCTGTATCTGGAAGATATGACAATCATTAAAGGTACTGTGCAGGAAAATATTATTCTTGGCAACACAAACATCAGTCCGGAAAGCATTCTTGATCTTGCCGAGGAAATCGGAATTGATAATATTTCCAGTCAGTTCAGTTCAGGATTTTACACAGAAATTAGTGAGACAGACACCGAAATTTCATTCAGCTCAAAAAAGAAAATTCTACTTCTCAGATCCTTGTTGGGAAACAAAAGATTGCTTGTGTTAGAAGATCCGCTTGATGGGATGAATGACGAATTCAGAAACAAAATAATGCTGTATCTCAACAAGATTAAAAAGAGCACCACTGTGATTATCGTATCTCAGGATCAGAATCTGATGCAGCTTGCAGACCAGCGTCTTCATCTTCAAAACGGGACTTTAGAAATCGTTTAATCAAAGATTTTAAAAATGAAAATTCATTCATACGACAAAATATATCACATCAATAAAAAAACCAAAGTTAAAAGATGGTTTCTTTTCATTTTTTTGGCAGGAATTATTGTTCTCTTTTTACCATGGACTCAAAATATCAAGGTAAAAGGTAATGCCACTACATTATATCAAGATCAGCGACCGCAACAGCTCAATTCTCCCATTCCCGGAAGAATCATCAAATGGAATGTGAAAAATGGAGACTATGTAAAAAAAGGAGATACATTGCTGAAACTTTCTGAAGTGAAAGAAGATTATCTGGATCCTCTTTTGGTGCAAAGAACTGAGCAACAGGTTGATGCTAAAAAAGGTGTTCGGGATTATTATCAGGCAAAAATAGGAACCACCAACAGCCAGCTTGATGCTCTCAACTCGTCAAGAGATTTGAAACTTAATCAGCTGAAAATTAAAATAAGTCAACTTAACAATAAACTTGCGGGTGAAGAAGCAGAACTTGCAGCTGCCAATAATGAATTAAGATTGAGTGAAGATCAATACGCCAGACAAAAAAAAATGTATGACGAAGGATTGGTCTCTCTTACGCAGTTTCAACAAAGAAATGTGTCTTTCCAAAATGCTGCAGCAAAAAAAACTTCTGCAGAAAATAAAGTAGCGCAAACACGACAAGAAATTATGAATGTGAGCATCGAACAAAATGCGACCATTCAGGATTATACAGAGAAACTGAGTAAAATAGAGGGTGAACGTTTTCAAAGTATGGGACAGATTGAAGGAAGTGATGGCGAAATTGCAAAACTTCAAAATCAGGTTGCCAATTATAAGGCGAGACAAGGTTTGTATTTTATTTTAGCTTCTCAGGACGGACAAATTGTGCAGATCAACAAAGCAGGTATTGGAGAAATTCTGAAAGACGGCGAAAATATTGCTACGATTGTTCCTAATAAAATCGATTATGCAGTGGAAATTTACATAAAACCAGTCGATTTACCTTTGGTAAAAGAAGGTCAAAGGGTGATGTGTATTTTTGACGGTTTCCCGGCAATCGTATTTTCAGGATGGCCAAATTCCAGTTACGGAACTTTCGCAGGAAAAGTAATTGCAGTTGAAAATAACATCAGTCCCAACGGACTTTTTAAGGCATTGGTGATCGAAGATAAAAATGAAAAACAATGGCCTCCGAAAATAAAAATAGGAACCGGAGTGCAGGGGATTGCCATTTTGAATGATGTTCCTATTTGGTACGAATTATGGCGAAATATCAATGGTTTTCCGCCGGATTATTATGAAGTGAAACCGGAAAAATCTGCTGCAAATGAAAAATCTAAATAGAAATTGGACGACAGTTTTTTTGTTGCTGATTTTTCAGTTTTCTTTCGGGCAAGATTCTTTGAAGCTTTCTCATCAGGAATTTCTTGCGATTGTAAAAAGATACCATCCGTTGGCATTCAAATATCAGCTTCAGAATAAAATTGCAGAAGCAGAAATTACCAGAGCAAGAGGGAATTTTGATCCTGTGCTGGCAGGAAAGCTCGGCGAGAAAAATATTGATGGTACGCGATATTATCAGCAAAAAAATATCGAACTGGATATTCCTACATGGTACGGAGTCAATATCAACGGAGCATACAATTATCTGGACGGTGAAAAATTAAATAACAGTGATACCAGAGGTGGCTTGGCTCAATTTGGAATTACAGTTCCGCTTGCCAAAAATTTTCTCTATGATAAACGCAGAGCAATGCTGGATCAGGCAAAATTTGCTTTGAGAATGACAGAAGCAGAACAAATCGTTTTGACAAACGAACTTCTTCTGGAAGCCGAAAATACGTACTGGGAATGGGTAAAGAATTTTGAAATCTATGAATTGCAGAGAAAATCGGTACAGATTAATATAGATAGATTGGAGCTCACAAAAAAAACGTACAACTACGGCGAAAGACCTGCGATTGATACTGTAGAAGCTGCATCGCAATTGCAAAGTTTCCAGCTTCAGGAAAGAGATGCGTATCTTAATTTTGTGAAGAGTACACAAGATTTACAGCTGTATTTATGGAAAGATAATCAGGAAATCTACGAAATTTCGCAACTTATTTTTCCGTCGACACATCTTGAAGAACATAATGGATACAGTGATTTTGAATTTTTGGTGCAGGATGTACAGTCTAAGCAGCTTAATAATCATGCATCATTGCAATATTATTTTCAGAAAGAAAACATTCTTGAAAGTGAAAGAAGGCTAAAATGGCAAAGCTTTCTCCCAAAAATAGATTTTACCTACAACTTTTTTAATAAAGAAAATTACCGAGCAGAATATTTACCATTATTCGATAATAATTTTCAATACGGCATCAAATTAGAAATCCCGATTTTTCAGAGAGAAGCCAGAGCAGATTATCAGATTGCTAAACTGAAGATCACCCAAAACCAGCAAGATGTACAGCTGAAAACTAGGGAAATTGTGACAAAGATTGAAACCTATAAAAACGAAGTTTTAAGTTATCAACTTCAGATCGATCTTGCCGACAATAATCTCAAGAATTACCAAAAACTTCTAAATGCAGAAGAAATGCGGTACAACAATGGAGAAAGTTCACTTTTTCTCATCAACACCCGCGAAAATAAATTG
This region includes:
- a CDS encoding TetR/AcrR family transcriptional regulator, with amino-acid sequence MEFQLKFKVNQNLFLRDPENSEIGKSIVKNSIDLIFEMGFENFTFKKLAQKISSTEATIYRYFSSKHKLLTYILNWYWSYLELISKFRLSEIKDSQEKIEKLLNIITHQENYENAIEDYDLSKLHAIVIAESSKSYLVKEVDEINKDLVFNPLKSLCNFFGEVISEAKPDFPYPLSFASTLLETAHNQQFFSEHLPKLTDNHLDKMEHKKYVLEYLRYITFSLIK
- a CDS encoding TolC family protein; protein product: MKNLNRNWTTVFLLLIFQFSFGQDSLKLSHQEFLAIVKRYHPLAFKYQLQNKIAEAEITRARGNFDPVLAGKLGEKNIDGTRYYQQKNIELDIPTWYGVNINGAYNYLDGEKLNNSDTRGGLAQFGITVPLAKNFLYDKRRAMLDQAKFALRMTEAEQIVLTNELLLEAENTYWEWVKNFEIYELQRKSVQINIDRLELTKKTYNYGERPAIDTVEAASQLQSFQLQERDAYLNFVKSTQDLQLYLWKDNQEIYEISQLIFPSTHLEEHNGYSDFEFLVQDVQSKQLNNHASLQYYFQKENILESERRLKWQSFLPKIDFTYNFFNKENYRAEYLPLFDNNFQYGIKLEIPIFQREARADYQIAKLKITQNQQDVQLKTREIVTKIETYKNEVLSYQLQIDLADNNLKNYQKLLNAEEMRYNNGESSLFLINTRENKLIEAREKNIELKAKFLKSYNKLKWLNENFRF
- a CDS encoding HlyD family secretion protein, whose product is MKIHSYDKIYHINKKTKVKRWFLFIFLAGIIVLFLPWTQNIKVKGNATTLYQDQRPQQLNSPIPGRIIKWNVKNGDYVKKGDTLLKLSEVKEDYLDPLLVQRTEQQVDAKKGVRDYYQAKIGTTNSQLDALNSSRDLKLNQLKIKISQLNNKLAGEEAELAAANNELRLSEDQYARQKKMYDEGLVSLTQFQQRNVSFQNAAAKKTSAENKVAQTRQEIMNVSIEQNATIQDYTEKLSKIEGERFQSMGQIEGSDGEIAKLQNQVANYKARQGLYFILASQDGQIVQINKAGIGEILKDGENIATIVPNKIDYAVEIYIKPVDLPLVKEGQRVMCIFDGFPAIVFSGWPNSSYGTFAGKVIAVENNISPNGLFKALVIEDKNEKQWPPKIKIGTGVQGIAILNDVPIWYELWRNINGFPPDYYEVKPEKSAANEKSK
- the sucC gene encoding ADP-forming succinate--CoA ligase subunit beta yields the protein MNLHEYQSKEILSKYGVAIQRGHVANNVEEAVAAAEKLTAETGAQAWVVKAQIHAGGRGKGGGVKFSPNMDKLKENAQNIIGMQLITPQTSAEGKLVNSVLVAEDVYYPGETETKEFYVSILLDRAEGKNTIVYSTEGGMDIEHVAEVTPHLIHNELIDPTLGLQGFQARKIAFNLGLEGNAFKEFTKFITSLYNAYVGIDASLFEINPVLKTSDNKIIAVDAKVTLDGNSLFRHKDLEALRDTREEDPIDVEAGEAGLNFVKLDGNVACMVNGAGLAMATMDIIKLSGGNPANFLDVGGTADAARVQTAFGIILRDPNVKAILINIFGGIVRCDRVAQGVVDAYRAMGSLPVPLIVRLQGTNAVEAKRLIDESGLPVHSAITLEEAANKVKEVLA
- a CDS encoding peptidase domain-containing ABC transporter, whose product is METTPKQHGYNLFKYVTKEKKDVTNIYFYAILNGLVQLSVPLGIQSIVSFVMGATMATSIYILIIFVVIGTWLVGYFRLKVMQIIEKIQQKIFVEFSLAFAEKLPKVNLSDTRKYYLPELVNRFFDTQNLQKGISKILLEIPTAIIQIFFGILLLSFYHPWFLVFGALVIICVIIIFRFTMESGIQSSLEESEKKYEVASWIEDIAASIKTFKINSKSDAHLSGVDDRVMGYLDFRTSHFRVLVVQYKTIIAFKVIITLVMLVIGTYLLINQQLNIGAFIATEIVVLSIMTAVEKLIISLESYYDVIAALAKLNKVTDLPEENNGEIVLEENYQGLELEFKEVNFSFNEHQSILRNINFKVPENTLTVISGKLGAGKSLLLNMITGFYEPTSGSVLFDKIPLKNINKTELRNQIGLYLEDMTIIKGTVQENIILGNTNISPESILDLAEEIGIDNISSQFSSGFYTEISETDTEISFSSKKKILLLRSLLGNKRLLVLEDPLDGMNDEFRNKIMLYLNKIKKSTTVIIVSQDQNLMQLADQRLHLQNGTLEIV
- a CDS encoding oxygenase MpaB family protein — translated: MMATYIGFSLVFLHSLHKLGNTISEEEEKGHFHLWKYVGYLLGIPEELLPNDKKQATEFFYLWTSVQPSSDKDSVLLAHSLLNESLENPILKFKFQRRNLRYLHICCTWFLLDHEVCKRLQIPDVPFKNGFPKMKRIINKIYDSTVSRDARIKKGNKDQMKVLEDYLRVTQNSNFR
- a CDS encoding reprolysin-like metallopeptidase, yielding MKSKLLLLSCLFFAIFSFGQQNYWSKLTRNTSDELRPRWTTPKVFSLYQVDLEKIKDDLKNAPKRFSGNESLIIKFPDADGNLRNYIIQEASIMEPALQAQFPEMRTYIGWEKASPSNTIRFSVTPQTGISVIYFNGWEVSYLDSYTKNNSSYIIYKRKDLPKNDRLFECHVEDILDKNTNLNTSAKAPLVSDGFLRTYRLALSATGEYTAFHGGTVPLAMAAMVTTMNRVNGIYEKSISVTMVMVANNSSLIYVNAATDPFTNGNPNTMITENQNNTTSVIGSANYDIGHVFGTNSGGLAGLGVVCNTTNKARGVTGSGAPVGDPFDIDYVAHEIGHQFGANHTFRNCGGNENNSTAYEPGSGSTIMAYAGICGSTLNVQNFSDPYFHAASIVEMNVVIKRTTDCSVKTSNNNGVPTADAGIDYIIPRGTAFVLTGTGTDPNNDPITYLWEQYNNTNSTQPPVSTATVGPVYRSLTPSTSPMRYFPNMTSVLANNLIPKWEVTPSVARTLNFSLLVNDNKATGNQSANDAMIVTVTTDGPFAVTSQPTNTSYSAANPITVTWNVAGTNTGTINTPNVTILLSKDNGLTFNTVLAASVPNNGSAVVNLPNENIASARIMVKALGNIYFALNPSFFSVTSFLATSETSTTSFSIFPNPAKDEVNIKLKNQSDSGKYSMYDMSGKLVKSGEIKGNTKIRTDEFQTGNYVIIVQLQNGEIYNEKLIIKK
- the recA gene encoding recombinase RecA codes for the protein MSNLEDKKKALALVLDKLDKTYGKGTVMTLGDSAIDTTIEVIPSGSLGLDIALGVGGYPRGRIIEIYGPESSGKTTLTLHAIAEAQKAGGIAAFIDAEHAFDRGYAGKLGIDLENLIISQPDNGEQALEIADNLIRSGAIDIVVIDSVAALTPKAEIEGEMGDSKMGLHARLMSQALRKLTATISRTKCTVIFINQLREKIGVMFGNPETTTGGNALKFYASVRVDIRKASAPIKNGDEAVGSRVKVKIVKNKVAPPFKMAEFDIMYGEGVSKTGEILDTAVDLGIVKKSGSWFSYGDTKLGQGRDGVRDLLKDNPELAEELEGKVKEEIINNKK